Proteins from a single region of Nakamurella alba:
- a CDS encoding class I SAM-dependent DNA methyltransferase: MSDADRSDTDRSDADRGDMDRGHAARTRQSYDTVAEAYASLTRDAVTEQPVLAAVLGMFAHLSRAAWQSDGPPPVLDIGCGPGHFAGHLDGLGLAVTGIDLSPGMIGIARRDHPGPRYAVGSMTALPCPDAAAIGALVSWSIIHVPDQQLDPVAGELRRVVQPGGIVAVGFHVGDRTNHRTEGYGGLPMDLDVHLRPVEVMSDLLQRHHFHIEATMLLDPGRATPGGVVLARRT, translated from the coding sequence ATGAGCGACGCCGACCGCAGCGACACGGACCGCAGCGACGCGGACCGCGGCGATATGGACCGCGGCCACGCCGCCCGCACCCGGCAGTCCTACGACACCGTGGCGGAGGCGTACGCCTCACTCACCCGGGACGCGGTCACCGAGCAACCGGTGCTGGCCGCGGTGCTCGGGATGTTCGCGCACCTGTCCCGGGCGGCCTGGCAGTCGGACGGCCCGCCGCCGGTGCTCGACATCGGCTGCGGTCCCGGTCATTTCGCCGGTCACCTGGACGGTCTGGGACTGGCGGTCACCGGCATCGACCTCTCCCCCGGGATGATCGGCATCGCCCGGCGGGACCACCCCGGGCCGCGGTACGCGGTCGGATCGATGACGGCGCTGCCGTGCCCCGACGCCGCCGCGATCGGCGCACTGGTGTCCTGGTCGATCATCCACGTGCCGGACCAGCAGCTGGATCCGGTCGCCGGCGAGCTGCGTCGGGTGGTGCAGCCGGGCGGGATCGTGGCCGTGGGCTTCCATGTCGGGGACCGGACGAACCACAGGACCGAGGGGTACGGTGGCCTGCCGATGGATCTGGATGTGCACCTGCGTCCGGTCGAGGTGATGTCGGATCTGTTGCAGCGCCACCACTTCCACATCGAGGCGACGATGCTGCTCGACCCCGGGCGAGCCACGCCCGGCGGCGTGGTGCTGGCCCGCCGGACCTGA